A stretch of the Polaribacter pacificus genome encodes the following:
- a CDS encoding DUF368 domain-containing protein yields the protein MRLERTFLHKVNLFLKGLAMGAANKVPGVSGGTVSFVLGFYEELIYSFQKINLKALKLLINGRFKSFYAYTNASFLLLIMGGSMFSYFSISLVLDYLIHHYELYVWSWFFGMIIGSVFYIYKDFGDWNLKNTLSFLIGISVGIGISFMTPASENDNLWFVFFCGIIGVSGMTLPGLSGSFILILLGNYVLLLVDSVNALYEVITQLFVGNFAILEDPEKLRYLKIISVFTAGSAFGLVSISHVLGYVLKRWHQIVTAVIIGFIAGSLGIVWPWKQKVFAEVNGVFLLDKNQQKIIKNYERYLPDFSKQETWFAILFILFGIVLILAIDYYDKKRKS from the coding sequence ATGAGGCTAGAGCGCACATTTTTACACAAAGTTAATCTCTTTTTAAAAGGGTTGGCTATGGGCGCTGCAAATAAAGTTCCGGGTGTTTCTGGAGGAACAGTTTCATTTGTCTTGGGATTTTATGAAGAGTTAATTTATTCGTTTCAAAAAATAAATTTAAAAGCACTTAAATTACTAATCAATGGTCGATTTAAAAGCTTTTATGCCTATACCAATGCATCCTTCTTGCTTCTTATTATGGGAGGGAGCATGTTCAGTTATTTTAGTATTTCTCTGGTTTTAGATTATTTAATTCATCACTACGAGCTCTATGTTTGGAGTTGGTTTTTTGGGATGATTATTGGTTCTGTATTTTATATTTATAAAGATTTTGGCGATTGGAATCTTAAAAACACACTTTCTTTTCTTATTGGGATTAGTGTAGGTATTGGGATCAGTTTTATGACTCCAGCAAGTGAGAACGACAACCTCTGGTTTGTGTTTTTTTGTGGGATTATAGGGGTTTCTGGAATGACCTTACCAGGTCTGTCTGGATCTTTTATCCTTATTTTGTTAGGGAACTATGTGCTCTTATTGGTTGATTCTGTAAATGCTTTGTATGAGGTGATTACACAATTGTTTGTTGGCAATTTTGCCATATTAGAAGATCCAGAGAAACTGCGTTACCTTAAAATTATATCTGTTTTTACTGCAGGGTCTGCTTTTGGATTGGTTTCTATATCTCATGTACTCGGTTATGTTTTAAAGAGGTGGCATCAAATAGTGACCGCAGTTATTATAGGTTTTATTGCCGGGTCTTTGGGGATAGTTTGGCCATGGAAACAAAAAGTATTTGCAGAAGTTAATGGGGTGTTTTTACTAGATAAAAATCAACAAAAAATAATAAAAAACTACGAGCGCTACTTACCTGATTTTTCAAAACAAGAAACATGGTTCGCAATATTGTTTATTCTTTTTGGAATAGTTCTTATTTTAGCGATTGATTATTATGACAAAAAAAGAAAAAGCTAA
- a CDS encoding aspartate carbamoyltransferase catalytic subunit has product MKQLSVDHLLGIKYLNKNDIDLIFETANHFKEVINRPIKKVPSLRDITIANLFFENSTRTKLSFEIAEKRLSADILNFSAGQSSVKKGETLIDTVNNILSMKVDIVVMRHANVGAGVFLSKHVDAKIINAGDGTHEHPTQALLDSYSIKEKLGTVKGKKVLIVGDVLHSRVALSNIFALQLQGAQVKVCGPTTLIPKYITSLGVEVETNLKKALDWCDVANVLRVQHERMDIKYFPSTREYTQLFGINQQILDSLDKKIVIMHPGPINRGVEITSDVADSKQSIILNQVENGVAIRMAVIYLLAQQIKR; this is encoded by the coding sequence ATGAAGCAATTAAGCGTAGACCATTTATTGGGGATAAAGTATTTAAACAAAAATGACATTGACCTTATTTTTGAAACTGCTAATCATTTTAAAGAAGTTATCAATAGACCTATCAAAAAAGTCCCTTCATTAAGAGATATTACGATAGCCAATCTGTTTTTTGAAAACAGCACACGTACCAAATTATCTTTTGAAATTGCAGAGAAAAGACTCTCTGCTGATATTTTAAATTTTTCTGCAGGACAATCATCCGTAAAAAAAGGGGAAACCTTAATCGATACGGTCAACAATATTTTGTCTATGAAAGTAGACATTGTTGTTATGAGACATGCCAATGTAGGCGCTGGTGTATTCTTATCAAAACATGTAGACGCAAAAATTATCAATGCTGGTGATGGGACTCATGAACACCCTACTCAAGCCTTATTAGATTCTTATTCAATTAAAGAAAAATTAGGTACTGTTAAAGGTAAAAAAGTGCTAATTGTTGGGGATGTTTTACATTCTAGAGTTGCACTTTCAAACATATTTGCCCTACAATTACAAGGTGCCCAAGTAAAAGTATGTGGACCAACTACATTGATACCAAAATACATTACCAGTCTTGGAGTTGAGGTAGAAACCAACTTAAAAAAGGCCTTAGACTGGTGTGATGTAGCCAATGTGTTAAGAGTCCAACATGAACGAATGGACATTAAGTACTTTCCATCAACAAGAGAGTACACACAATTGTTTGGGATTAACCAACAAATTTTAGACAGTCTGGATAAAAAAATTGTGATCATGCACCCTGGACCTATCAATAGAGGTGTAGAAATCACCAGTGATGTTGCAGATAGCAAACAATCAATTATTTTAAACCAAGTAGAAAATGGTGTTGCCATTAGAATGGCAGTAATTTACCTATTAGCGCAGCAAATAAAACGTTAA
- a CDS encoding DUF349 domain-containing protein produces the protein MLDKQEQTNEGVDETQEVTKSTEANLNDSVEAEEIPSEDTEDETTDQVVEKIDNQVAEDAEKSEERNAIPMLAYENMELEELVEQLKHLLKEYPVQQLKTNIDSIKNSFNAKFGALLAEKKAAFLAEGGNSIDFQFSSPIKTAYNTLLSEYKNKRDAYYAALEDRLSNNLELRHQIINELKDLIENADPMTMHKSFLELQNRWREIGPVPRSKYNDTWRNYHHHVERFYDLLHLSNDFRDLDFKHNLEEKLKLIARVESLIEHEDVNEAFKELQEIHKTWKEDVGPVSKEHREEVWQKFSDASKKIHDRRHQYFRELRSKYQEVIDKKNEIIAKIAAYDTSKNAKHSDWQKSIKEIEALREEYFNAGKLPYSKSEQVWVKFKDATKKFNKAKNDFYKKEKSVQQENLDKKYALIEIAESVKDSDDWEATTNTVKKIQAEWKQIGHVPRKFSDDVWKKFKAACNHYFDRFHNRQNDLNKEQQAFIDEKKAYLEEVKEIKTATLDEIKEMTQKWRALGDLPRSVRHLESKFNKHMDSLLDGLGMDKEAIELLKFKNLIDGYAAQSDVKKLNSEQLFVKKKVDEFQKEIQQLENNLSFFSNASEDNPMIVKVRKSIEGYKEDMKIWESKLDMIRRLDY, from the coding sequence ATGTTAGATAAACAAGAGCAAACAAACGAAGGTGTTGATGAGACTCAGGAAGTAACTAAATCAACGGAAGCTAATTTAAATGATTCAGTAGAAGCAGAGGAGATCCCTTCTGAAGACACAGAAGATGAAACTACGGATCAAGTTGTAGAGAAAATTGACAACCAAGTTGCTGAGGACGCAGAGAAATCAGAAGAGAGAAATGCTATTCCGATGTTAGCATACGAGAACATGGAGTTAGAGGAGCTGGTAGAGCAATTAAAGCACTTGTTAAAGGAATACCCAGTACAGCAGTTAAAAACAAATATTGATAGCATTAAAAATTCTTTTAATGCAAAATTTGGCGCTTTATTGGCAGAAAAGAAAGCTGCTTTTTTAGCAGAAGGTGGGAACTCGATCGATTTTCAGTTTTCAAGCCCAATTAAAACCGCCTACAATACTTTACTGTCTGAGTATAAAAACAAGAGAGATGCTTATTATGCAGCACTTGAAGACCGTTTAAGTAACAATCTTGAGCTGAGACATCAAATTATAAATGAGCTTAAAGACTTGATCGAAAATGCAGATCCAATGACCATGCATAAGTCTTTCTTGGAGCTTCAAAACAGATGGAGAGAGATCGGACCTGTACCTAGATCTAAATACAATGATACTTGGAGAAACTACCATCATCACGTTGAGCGTTTTTATGATTTATTGCATTTAAGTAATGATTTTAGAGACCTAGATTTTAAGCATAATCTAGAAGAAAAACTAAAATTAATTGCCAGAGTAGAGTCTTTAATAGAACATGAAGATGTTAATGAAGCCTTTAAAGAGTTGCAAGAAATTCACAAGACTTGGAAAGAAGATGTTGGGCCAGTTTCTAAAGAACACAGAGAAGAGGTTTGGCAAAAATTTAGTGATGCAAGTAAAAAAATACACGATAGAAGACATCAGTATTTTAGAGAGTTGAGATCTAAATACCAAGAGGTAATAGATAAGAAAAATGAAATTATCGCTAAAATTGCAGCCTATGATACTTCAAAAAATGCTAAGCACAGCGATTGGCAAAAAAGCATCAAAGAAATTGAAGCTTTAAGAGAAGAGTATTTTAATGCTGGTAAGTTGCCTTATTCTAAGAGTGAACAGGTTTGGGTTAAATTTAAAGACGCAACCAAGAAATTTAACAAGGCAAAGAATGATTTCTATAAAAAAGAAAAGAGTGTTCAGCAGGAGAACTTAGATAAAAAATATGCTTTGATTGAGATTGCGGAGTCTGTAAAAGATAGTGATGATTGGGAGGCAACAACGAATACCGTTAAAAAAATTCAGGCAGAGTGGAAACAGATTGGTCATGTGCCAAGAAAATTCTCTGATGATGTTTGGAAAAAGTTTAAAGCGGCCTGTAATCATTATTTTGATAGATTTCACAATAGACAAAATGATTTAAATAAAGAGCAACAAGCTTTTATTGATGAGAAAAAAGCCTATTTAGAAGAGGTAAAAGAAATAAAGACGGCAACGCTTGATGAAATTAAAGAGATGACTCAGAAATGGAGAGCTCTTGGAGACTTGCCCAGAAGTGTACGTCATTTAGAATCTAAATTTAATAAGCATATGGATAGCTTACTAGATGGATTAGGAATGGATAAAGAAGCGATTGAGTTGTTAAAGTTTAAAAACCTAATTGATGGATATGCTGCACAGTCTGATGTCAAAAAATTAAATTCTGAGCAACTTTTTGTAAAAAAGAAAGTTGATGAATTTCAAAAAGAAATTCAACAGTTAGAAAATAATTTAAGCTTTTTTTCTAATGCCTCAGAAGACAATCCTATGATTGTTAAAGTTAGAAAAAGTATTGAAGGCTATAAAGAAGATATGAAAATTTGGGAATCTAAATTAGATATGATTCGCAGATTAGATTACTAA
- a CDS encoding MBL fold metallo-hydrolase, with amino-acid sequence MKKLSFLILLLFLATSCKGKEDKKSKAVTNNTAQLVISPVQHASAVISYDKLVIYIDPTGGKDAFAQFLHPTHVFITDIHGDHMDLKTLKALDLTKTTIVAPQAVVDKLPKELAADIQVMNNNDIKTFDSFNAEAIPMYNLREEALKFHSKGRGNGYVFTFGNQRVYFSGDTEDIPEMRALKNIDKAFVCMNLPYTMTIESAADAVLAFQPKEIYPYHYRGTNGKSDVAKFKTLIETANSNIKVVQLDWYPEK; translated from the coding sequence ATGAAAAAACTCAGCTTCTTAATTCTTCTACTATTTTTAGCTACAAGCTGCAAAGGCAAAGAAGACAAAAAATCGAAAGCAGTCACAAACAATACTGCACAATTAGTCATTAGCCCCGTACAGCATGCATCTGCAGTTATTAGCTATGACAAGCTTGTCATTTATATTGATCCTACTGGAGGCAAGGATGCTTTTGCTCAATTTCTACACCCTACACATGTCTTTATTACTGATATTCATGGAGACCATATGGATCTTAAGACCTTAAAAGCCCTGGATCTTACAAAAACAACAATTGTAGCTCCACAAGCTGTGGTTGATAAATTACCAAAAGAACTAGCAGCTGATATACAGGTAATGAATAACAATGATATTAAAACATTTGACAGCTTTAATGCAGAAGCGATTCCGATGTATAACCTTCGAGAAGAAGCTCTGAAATTTCATTCTAAAGGAAGAGGAAATGGATATGTTTTTACTTTTGGTAATCAAAGAGTCTATTTTTCTGGAGACACAGAAGATATTCCAGAAATGCGAGCCTTAAAAAATATTGACAAAGCATTTGTTTGTATGAATCTTCCGTATACAATGACCATTGAGAGTGCTGCGGATGCTGTATTAGCATTTCAACCAAAAGAAATCTATCCTTATCATTACAGAGGAACTAATGGCAAAAGTGATGTAGCAAAGTTTAAAACATTGATAGAAACGGCTAATTCAAACATCAAAGTAGTACAATTAGATTGGTACCCAGAGAAATAG
- the pyrR gene encoding bifunctional pyr operon transcriptional regulator/uracil phosphoribosyltransferase PyrR, protein MSSKLLLNSKEIDIILHRLACQLIENHNDFSNTVLIGLQPRGTFLAKRLKEILIKDYHIKDLQLGLLDITFYRDDFRRRQEPLEATNTEIPFLIEDKNVILIDDVLFSGRSIRAGLSAIQDFGRPNLVELLVLIDRRFSRHLPIQPNYRGRQVDAINKEKVKVCWKETHKKDAVYLEQNI, encoded by the coding sequence ATGAGCTCGAAACTACTATTAAACTCGAAAGAAATAGACATTATCCTTCATCGACTAGCATGTCAGCTTATCGAAAACCATAACGATTTTTCTAATACAGTTTTAATTGGCCTACAGCCAAGAGGTACTTTTTTAGCTAAAAGGCTAAAAGAAATCCTAATTAAAGATTACCATATCAAAGATTTACAACTGGGTCTTCTAGACATTACCTTTTACAGAGATGATTTTAGAAGAAGACAAGAACCTTTAGAGGCGACCAATACTGAGATTCCTTTTTTAATAGAAGACAAAAACGTGATTTTAATTGATGACGTACTATTTTCTGGCCGAAGTATCCGAGCTGGATTGTCTGCTATTCAAGATTTTGGAAGACCAAACTTGGTTGAGCTACTGGTATTGATTGACAGACGTTTTAGCAGACACCTCCCTATTCAACCAAATTACAGAGGGCGTCAGGTTGATGCCATCAACAAAGAAAAGGTAAAAGTTTGCTGGAAAGAGACTCATAAAAAAGACGCCGTTTATTTAGAACAGAACATATAA
- a CDS encoding zinc ribbon domain-containing protein, with translation MAKKKEVTVEEKLRALYDLQLIDSRIDEIKNMSGELPLEVEDLEDEIAGLNTRLSNFAEDVANLNTDINNKKILIEESKALMKKYEEQQKNVRNNREFDSLSKEIEFQELEIQLAEKRITEYLAKIEQKNAVIDATKEKTKKQEEHLKHKKSELDAILKETEKEQKTLKEKSEEFQKQIDEHLLAAYQRIRTKVKNGLAVVSIERGASGGSFFTIPPQVQVEIATRKKITIDEYSGRILVDSTLAQEEKDKIDSLFA, from the coding sequence ATGGCAAAGAAGAAAGAGGTTACGGTTGAAGAAAAATTAAGAGCGCTATATGATTTGCAATTAATCGATTCTAGAATTGATGAAATTAAAAACATGAGCGGTGAATTACCCTTAGAAGTAGAAGACTTAGAAGATGAGATTGCAGGTTTAAATACAAGACTTTCTAATTTTGCAGAAGATGTTGCAAACTTAAACACTGACATTAATAATAAAAAAATATTAATTGAAGAGTCTAAGGCCCTTATGAAAAAGTATGAGGAGCAACAAAAGAATGTACGTAACAATAGAGAGTTTGACTCTTTGAGTAAAGAAATTGAGTTTCAAGAATTGGAAATTCAATTGGCTGAAAAAAGAATTACAGAATATCTAGCAAAAATTGAGCAAAAAAATGCTGTAATTGATGCAACCAAAGAAAAAACAAAAAAACAAGAAGAGCATTTAAAGCACAAAAAATCTGAATTAGATGCTATTTTGAAAGAAACAGAAAAAGAGCAAAAAACGCTTAAAGAAAAATCTGAAGAATTTCAAAAACAAATTGATGAGCATTTATTAGCTGCATACCAAAGAATCAGAACCAAAGTAAAAAATGGTTTAGCTGTCGTTTCTATCGAAAGAGGTGCTTCAGGAGGTTCTTTCTTTACGATTCCTCCACAGGTTCAAGTAGAGATTGCAACTCGTAAAAAAATCACAATTGATGAGTACAGTGGTCGTATTTTAGTTGACTCAACATTGGCTCAAGAAGAAAAAGATAAAATTGACAGTTTATTTGCTTAA
- a CDS encoding shikimate dehydrogenase family protein, whose product MTKKEKANALKVFGLLGKDISYSFSSGYFKEKFIDLDLNDCEYHNFDIESLDEFNSLLQVNKQKLKGLNVTIPYKEQVLQYLDAIDPTAKKIGAVNTIKFTKKGLLKGYNTDAYGFKKSLKPLLKKSHKQALILGTGGASKSIAFVFQKLKIPFLFVSRNPKETNEISYDSIDEQVLKAHQIIVNCTPLGTFPETKKKPNLPYAFLCPEHLLYDLIYNPSESAFLKKGKEAGAQIKNGLEMLQLQAEKSWEIWNR is encoded by the coding sequence ATGACAAAAAAAGAAAAAGCTAACGCACTAAAAGTATTTGGGTTGTTAGGAAAAGATATTTCGTATTCTTTTTCGAGTGGATACTTTAAAGAAAAGTTTATCGATTTAGATTTAAACGATTGTGAGTATCACAATTTTGATATCGAAAGTTTGGATGAGTTTAACAGCTTGCTTCAAGTCAATAAACAAAAGCTTAAAGGACTAAATGTAACAATCCCTTATAAAGAACAGGTGCTTCAGTATTTGGATGCTATAGATCCTACTGCAAAAAAAATTGGCGCGGTTAATACGATAAAATTCACTAAAAAAGGGCTTTTAAAAGGGTATAATACAGATGCATACGGTTTTAAAAAATCATTAAAGCCTTTGTTAAAAAAATCACATAAACAGGCGCTAATCCTAGGGACAGGTGGCGCTTCGAAATCCATCGCTTTTGTTTTTCAGAAGCTAAAGATCCCTTTTTTATTTGTTTCTAGAAACCCTAAAGAGACTAATGAGATTTCATACGATTCTATAGATGAACAGGTTTTAAAAGCGCATCAGATTATTGTTAATTGCACACCTTTGGGTACTTTCCCAGAAACTAAAAAGAAACCTAATTTACCTTATGCTTTTTTATGCCCAGAGCATTTGCTTTATGATTTAATTTACAATCCTTCTGAATCAGCTTTTTTAAAGAAAGGGAAAGAAGCTGGAGCTCAAATTAAAAACGGTCTAGAGATGCTGCAACTACAAGCAGAGAAATCTTGGGAAATTTGGAATCGCTAA
- a CDS encoding DUF368 domain-containing protein: MSRTIKDFVVIGFKGMAMGAADVVPGVSGGTIAFISGIYEELLTAISNVNLSLLKTLKSKGLKAAWTQLNGSFLLALFTGIFVSIVSLAKAIKWLLENEPVLLWSFFFGLVLASVIYIGRQIARWNVKAVLWVVFGAVLAFYITTLDPLVSENSSNLFLFIAGAIAICAMILPGISGAFILVLLGAYKPILAAVNNRDLTVIASVGAGAIVGLLSFSRILKWLFAHYKNYTLAALTGFIIGSLNKIWPWKETLTWRTNSHGVEVPLKQQSVSPFNFDGDHQLYLAIGFSLLGFALILILEKLAKKND, from the coding sequence ATGAGTAGAACAATCAAAGATTTTGTGGTTATTGGTTTTAAAGGGATGGCCATGGGGGCTGCAGATGTGGTTCCTGGAGTATCAGGAGGTACCATCGCTTTTATTTCTGGGATTTATGAAGAGTTGTTGACAGCAATAAGCAACGTTAACTTAAGTCTTTTAAAAACACTAAAATCAAAAGGATTAAAGGCTGCCTGGACTCAATTAAATGGAAGTTTTTTATTGGCTTTGTTTACAGGTATTTTTGTGAGTATCGTATCCTTGGCAAAAGCGATTAAATGGTTATTAGAAAATGAGCCAGTTTTGCTTTGGTCATTTTTCTTTGGGCTAGTTTTAGCGAGTGTTATCTATATAGGAAGACAGATAGCTCGATGGAATGTTAAAGCCGTACTCTGGGTTGTTTTTGGTGCAGTATTGGCATTTTATATCACTACCTTAGATCCATTAGTTTCGGAAAACTCTTCTAATTTATTTTTATTTATTGCTGGTGCTATTGCTATTTGTGCAATGATTTTACCAGGGATATCTGGCGCATTTATACTAGTTTTGCTAGGTGCATATAAGCCCATTTTAGCAGCCGTAAACAATCGAGATTTAACAGTGATTGCATCTGTTGGAGCTGGAGCTATCGTTGGATTGCTTAGTTTTTCTAGAATCTTAAAATGGCTTTTTGCACATTATAAAAATTACACCTTGGCTGCTTTGACTGGTTTTATCATTGGCTCACTTAATAAAATTTGGCCATGGAAAGAAACTCTTACATGGAGAACAAATTCACATGGTGTTGAGGTTCCTTTAAAGCAACAAAGTGTTTCTCCTTTTAACTTTGATGGTGACCACCAATTATATCTTGCAATAGGGTTTTCATTACTGGGCTTTGCTTTGATTTTAATTTTAGAAAAACTTGCCAAAAAAAATGATTAA
- a CDS encoding tetratricopeptide repeat protein: MSLSKFESMLKTNSVYFFDSLEFEEIIHYYLDNGKHSLAKKAVQLGLEQHPTSVVLKLLRVELLIFDDELQKASQLLAELEAVEPNNEEAFIQKATIYSKRNKHIEAIATLTKALPFIEDPADIWSMIGMEYLYLDDFTNARKNFANCIDVDFEDYSSLYNIVYCFDMENNHEEAIQYLHTYLDKNPYCEVAWHQLGRQFFVLNRFEEALKAFDYAVLIDENFIGGYLEKAKTLEELERYEEAVGNYLITLELDDPTAFAYVRIGECYEKMQEFHKATQFYKKAVHEDPLLDKAWVLLTKMYQKEGDYQKASYYISKALQIDDSNPLYWRSYAEINLKLNFYEEVIKAFYTCIELGDVSLEIYVGLSDVLLFLGEFKEALKVLVKAKNIFKQFAEIEYRLCGLFMLDGKETYSLLHLKNALAINSEHRNVLKELYPTVYELENIQTVIESYLKATE; encoded by the coding sequence ATGTCACTATCAAAATTTGAATCCATGTTAAAGACCAATAGTGTCTATTTCTTCGATTCGCTTGAGTTTGAAGAGATCATTCATTATTATTTAGACAATGGAAAACATTCATTAGCAAAAAAAGCTGTTCAATTAGGTTTAGAGCAGCACCCAACCTCTGTAGTGCTTAAACTCTTAAGGGTTGAGTTATTAATTTTTGATGATGAATTGCAAAAAGCCAGCCAACTCTTAGCTGAGTTAGAGGCTGTGGAGCCTAATAATGAAGAAGCATTTATCCAAAAAGCAACTATTTATTCAAAAAGGAATAAACATATAGAAGCCATTGCTACCTTAACAAAAGCGCTACCTTTTATAGAAGACCCTGCAGATATTTGGTCTATGATTGGTATGGAATATCTTTATCTGGATGATTTTACAAATGCTCGAAAAAACTTTGCAAATTGTATCGACGTTGATTTTGAAGATTATTCATCTTTGTACAATATCGTGTACTGTTTTGATATGGAGAACAATCATGAAGAAGCCATACAATACTTACATACCTATTTAGATAAAAATCCATACTGCGAAGTTGCTTGGCATCAATTAGGAAGACAGTTTTTTGTCTTAAATAGATTTGAAGAAGCACTTAAAGCTTTTGATTATGCAGTTTTAATTGATGAAAACTTTATAGGAGGTTATTTAGAAAAAGCAAAAACCCTTGAAGAGTTAGAGCGTTATGAAGAAGCGGTAGGAAACTATTTAATTACCTTAGAGTTGGATGATCCCACTGCATTTGCCTACGTTAGAATAGGTGAGTGCTATGAGAAAATGCAAGAGTTTCATAAGGCAACTCAATTTTATAAAAAAGCGGTTCACGAAGATCCTTTATTAGACAAAGCTTGGGTGTTGCTTACTAAAATGTATCAAAAGGAAGGTGATTACCAGAAAGCATCTTACTATATTTCAAAAGCACTTCAAATTGATGACAGCAACCCTCTGTATTGGAGAAGCTATGCTGAGATAAATTTAAAGCTGAACTTTTACGAAGAAGTGATCAAGGCATTTTATACCTGTATAGAATTAGGAGATGTTTCCCTTGAAATCTATGTAGGTTTGTCAGATGTTTTACTTTTTTTAGGCGAGTTTAAAGAAGCGTTAAAAGTGCTAGTTAAAGCCAAAAATATTTTTAAACAGTTTGCAGAAATAGAGTATCGCTTGTGTGGTTTGTTTATGCTTGATGGAAAAGAAACCTACAGTTTGCTACATCTAAAAAATGCATTGGCTATCAATTCTGAACATAGAAACGTTCTTAAAGAGTTGTACCCTACAGTTTATGAGTTGGAAAATATCCAAACAGTTATTGAGTCTTATTTAAAAGCTACTGAATAA